The genome window GAGCGCCTATCTTGGCCCACCAGCATAATTTGGTCGATGTAGGGGCTGCGCAGGCAGGCCATCTCGATCGGTTGCGGCTCGATGTTCTCGCCGTTGGAGAGCACGATGGTGTCTTTAGCCCGGCCGGTGATGACCAGGTCGTTGCTGGGGGTTATCCAACCCAAGTCCCCGGTATCGAACCAGCCGTCAGCGTCGATGGCGCGCGCCGTTTCCTGCGGGCGCTTGTAGTAACCCGCCATAACCTGCGGGCCGCGCACGACCACCAGGCCTTTGCGCTCGGGCGGCAGCGGCTGGTGGGTTTCGGGATCGCGGATTTGCATCTGGGTTTGCGGTAGCGGCGGCCCCGAGGCACCGCGCAGGTTGTGGCGCGGGCGGCGCGCGTTGGTCACTGGGGCCGTCTCGGTCAGGCCGTAACCGACCAAAATAGGAATGCCCACGAGCTCGTAAAAATCGTCAATGTAGCGCGGTAGGGCCCCACCCCCGCTAATAGTCGCTTTGAGACAGCCGCCCACCCCGGCACGGATGGTGCGGTAGACGAGCCGGTCGGCCAACGCGTGCAGCGGGGCCAGTAGCGCGGCCAAGGTACTGGCCCCCAGCCGCTTGGCGCGCGAGGTATGGAGCGCCTCCAGCTGCAAGCCACGCGCCAGGCGGTGGGCAAGCACGTAGCGCCAGGAGACGGCCAGCAGCCATCGGGCGAGCCGCCGCCGGGGGGCAGGCTGCTCCCGCAGCTGGTCCTGGATGCCTTCGTAAACGTATTCCCACAGGCGGGGGACGCCCACCATGTAGTGCGGTTGCCGCTGCTTGAGATCGCGCTTGAACGTCCGCAAGCTGGTATAGATTTGGGTGCATCCCTGCGAGAGCAGGTAGTACTCAGCGCTGCGCTCGTAGGCATGCCAGCTGGGCAGGATGCTCAGGGCGCGATCGCCGCGCTGGGGCACGATGACATCCGCGATAGCGTTGACCTGGTGTAGCAAGTTCCGGTGCGAGAGCATCACCCCCTTGGGCTCGCCGGTAGTGCCGGAGGTATAGAGCAGCGTCGCCAGGCTGTCCGGTGTTATTGACACCGGCTCGAGCTCGCGCTCCGCGCCGGCCGCCAGCACCGCGTCGAAGCTCAAAACGGATTGAGCGAGCTCCCCCTCGGGTAGCTGCGACGACAGCAGCACCACCGGCGCTAGCGCCTCCAGTTCGGGGTGCAGATCGCGCAGCGTCTGGGCATCTTCGACGATCGCGCTGGCGCTGTCGCTATCGCGCAGGATGTAGCGCAGCTCCTCGCGTGGGGCTTGGGCCGAGCGCACGACGTTGGCAGCGCCTGCCATTAGGATGCCTTGATCGGCAATCAACCAGCGGGGGCTGTTTTCGGCAAACAGGGTAATCTTACTTTGGGGTTGCATGCCGTAAGCTTGCAAGCCGGCGGCAAACTGCCGGATCTGCCGGTACAGCGCCTGATAGCTAAGCGCCGTCTCGGGCTCGGTGCGCGGATCGCGCAGCGCGAGCGTGCTGCCAAAGCGCTCGGCCGCCCGCGGCCAAATCTCGCTCAGGGACTGGCAATCGGTGTAATCGATGGGGGTGGAAACATCGGTCATGGTAGGGCTAGCTCAGCTCGACTTTTGCCCTTTTGAATTTCAGGCAGTGTAGCAGCGTATCGATGATTGGCGGTGGTGGGTTTTGCCATGGCCGGGGGATGGCCGGGGATTTCAAAAACCCCCGATCACTGCTCTCGCCGGACAGCAGCCAGGGCGTCAACAAAGATAGGCTCAAGCTTGGCATATCCGGGCCCAGAGCGTTTTGGAGCTGGGTGCTTGCGATGCAACTCGGCAAACATTAACGCCACGACCCCGAAGAGATCGCAACTGCAAAAGGGCAAAAGTCGAGCTCAGTACTACAGTTGCGGATCGGAAACCGTCTATCCATCTTGGCAACGCACGACTGCTGGAGTTGAAGCATCTCAATGTGCAAGCAGATGTAACATCGCACTGCCGGTAGTTCCAGGTGCAAACCGCGACTGTAGTACTAGGGCGTGTTCTCAAAGTCGAAACCAGAGCAAGATACTGGCCACAACCCACATGGCGCGGTAGTTCTGAGCCCGCTTTTTGTAACGCGTTGCTAGGCGGCGACACTTCTGAGACTCACGATCCCCAATCGCTCAGACGCCGCATCCGGACACTGCAGAAGTAAACGGGGAGTTCCTCTCGTAGGACTCCAATCCACTGAACCAACAGCTGATAACGACATACGGTCAGTTCTTGCAATCCAGCAGGATATAGGGAATACGCCGCCGGGTCACGCGCTGGAGCCTCTGAGACGTTGAACGCCGCGGTACACGCCAAGCACGACCAGGCCGCAGAGGGTTCCGACGGCAGTGTTGCCGAAGAGGATGCCGATTACAGTCGCGCTGACAATTGCCATCGGCAAACCGTTCAGGCTATCCCGGACCGGCCAGGCAAGTGTAAGGCCGGCGAAGAAGAGCATCACCGCGAGGATGGCGCGCGGGTACGTTTGAAGCAACGGCACGAGCCCGGCGCCAAATAGCAACCCGGCGACGATTTTAATTGCGCCGAGCATGATGACGCTGCCGCCGGTCCGCGCACCGAAGCGGTGCTGCGCTGCGAGCCCGCCCGAACCGTGACACATCGGCATGCCACCAAATGGCACGGCGATGAGATTCATCAAGCCGACGCTGCTCGCCACGCGCCGCGGTGCTACGCTCCGGCCGGGATATAAGTCGGCGCTCAAGGCGCACACCGCCACAACGGAGTTGAGCAATGTCAGCGGCAACTGTGGCAGCGCGCCGCGCCACAACCCGGTTAGCCAGGCATCCGGACTCGGTAGCAGCAGCGTGAACGTCGGCGGCTGCAGTTGCAGATCCTGGAATACAGATGGGCGACCGACGCCTGCTAGCGCAAGCCCGGCGACGAAGGTAATCAGCATGACCGGCCACTGTCGCAACCGTGGCCAGCAGACCAAACCAACCGCGAGCGCCGCTACCAGCAGGCTGTCCGCGC of Cyanobacteria bacterium QS_8_64_29 contains these proteins:
- a CDS encoding long-chain fatty acid--CoA ligase, coding for MTDVSTPIDYTDCQSLSEIWPRAAERFGSTLALRDPRTEPETALSYQALYRQIRQFAAGLQAYGMQPQSKITLFAENSPRWLIADQGILMAGAANVVRSAQAPREELRYILRDSDSASAIVEDAQTLRDLHPELEALAPVVLLSSQLPEGELAQSVLSFDAVLAAGAERELEPVSITPDSLATLLYTSGTTGEPKGVMLSHRNLLHQVNAIADVIVPQRGDRALSILPSWHAYERSAEYYLLSQGCTQIYTSLRTFKRDLKQRQPHYMVGVPRLWEYVYEGIQDQLREQPAPRRRLARWLLAVSWRYVLAHRLARGLQLEALHTSRAKRLGASTLAALLAPLHALADRLVYRTIRAGVGGCLKATISGGGALPRYIDDFYELVGIPILVGYGLTETAPVTNARRPRHNLRGASGPPLPQTQMQIRDPETHQPLPPERKGLVVVRGPQVMAGYYKRPQETARAIDADGWFDTGDLGWITPSNDLVITGRAKDTIVLSNGENIEPQPIEMACLRSPYIDQIMLVGQDRRSLGALIVPNWEALRAWAAEQNQPLHLPEGGDPDSKPVRDRIRQELNQAVRERASYNPNERIGPFRLLSEPFSIENGLMTQTLKLRRSAVSERYSDT
- a CDS encoding sulfate transporter, which encodes MTRRSIDHDAPAKAAGNRTVLRFNSSELAGSLGDLGTFLPLATALAVVCRMDLGPIFIFAGIMHIASGWLFRQPIPVQPMKAIAATGIAEGLFPSEIAAAGIIMGVLVLALSITGLVDTIVRYIPRSVVRGIQVGIGLKLALKAIAWVSGVNPIEWQWDEPLPMWGADSLLVAALAVGLVCWPRLRQWPVMLITFVAGLALAGVGRPSVFQDLQLQPPTFTLLLPSPDAWLTGLWRGALPQLPLTLLNSVVAVCALSADLYPGRSVAPRRVASSVGLMNLIAVPFGGMPMCHGSGGLAAQHRFGARTGGSVIMLGAIKIVAGLLFGAGLVPLLQTYPRAILAVMLFFAGLTLAWPVRDSLNGLPMAIVSATVIGILFGNTAVGTLCGLVVLGVYRGVQRLRGSSA